GCAGCCACATCCGCGCCGTTCTTCGCGCCCAGCCCCTTGACCAGCGCGTCGTATTTCGGCTCCACCCGCACCATCGGCATCGGCAGGCCGATCACCCCGGTGGAGGCGACGCCGATTTCCGCCCGCTTCAGCCCCAGCGGCTTCGCCACCGCGTCGCACATCGCGTTGGCATCCGTGATACCCTGCACGCCGGTGCAGGCGTTCGCATTTCCGGAGTTGGCGATGATGGCGCGCAGCTCGCCCTTGCGAAGATGGGCTTGGGAAACCTTCACCGGCGCGGCCTTCACCCGGTTGGTGGTGAAGGTGCCTGCGGAAGCACACGGCTTTTCCGAATAGACCAGCGCCAGATCCAGACGTTCCGCCGCCGGGTTCTTGATGCCACAGCTCACCGCGCTGGTGAGGAAGCCCTGAGGCGCGCCGACGCCACCCTTGATGCGGGAAAATGGGAAGTCCATGACAGAGGGAATGGGAAAGGGGACAGATGGAGACAGATCCTAGAAATTTTGCAATCCGGCAGTCTCCTCCAGGCCAAACATGAGGTTGAAGCTCTGCACCGCCTGGCCGCCCGCACCCTTGCCGAGGTTGTCCTCCGCGCTCAGCAGCAGCACCCGGCCCGTTCGTGGGTCGTGGTTCCAGCCGATGTCCACGTAGTTCGTCCGCGTGACATTCTTCGTGTCCGGGCAGCCGCCCTTTCCTAACAGGCGCACGAACGGCTTTCCGGCGTAGGCTTTTTCCAAAGCCGCGCCGACCGCTTCCGGTGACACGCCTTCCTTCAGCTTCGCCGTCGTGGTCGTGGCGATCCCCGCCGTCACCGGGATGAGGTGCGGGATGAAGGAAATGATCACCTTCTCCCCGGCGGCGATGGAGAGCTCCTGCTCGATCTCCGACAGGTGCCGGTGCTTCGGCACACCGTAGGCGCGCACGCTTTCGTTGCACTCCACGAACAGCAGGGTCAGGTCCGCCTTCTTTCCGGCACCGCTCACTCCGCTCATCGAGTTCGCCACGATGGTCGTGTGATCGACCAGCCCCTCCCGCAGCAGCGGCAGCAGCGGCAGGATGATGCTCGTCGGGTAGCAGCCGGGAGAGGCCACCAGCTTCGCCGCGGAAATCCGGTCCGCCCGCACCTCCGGCAGGCCATACACCGCCTGCTCCAGCAGATCCGGAGCGGGGTGCTCATGGTCGTAGAACTCCTGATAGACCGCCGCATCACTCAGGCGGAAATCCGCGCTCAGGTCGATCACCCGCACGTTCCGCTCCAGCAGGGCGCGGGCGATCTCCGCCGCCACCCCGTGGGGCAGCGCCAGGAAGGCCACCTCCGCACCCGTCGCGGCGATCCCGTCCGCGTCCGGAGCCATGAACGCCAGATCCGCCCCCGGAGCACCCCGGAACCGTGGAAACACGGCACCGATCGGCTTTCCGGCCTCCGCCCTCGACGTGGCGGCCACCAACTCGACAGCCGGATGGCCCAGCAGCAGACGCAGCAGTTCCATGCCGGTGTAGCCGCTTGCCCCCACGATCGCCGTCTTGATGCGTTTCATGCATTCCGCCATCGCATGATTTTCCGGGCTTGCCAACCCGCAATTCGCCTGCTTCTTTGCCGGTCCGTTCACGTGACGGGCTATGGCGCAGTCTGGTAGCGCGCTTGCCTGGGGGGCAAGAGGCCGTGGGTTCGAATCCCGCTAGCCCGACCATCACACCTAAGTGAAGGTCACTCACCGAACATCCTGCCCATGTGTGACACCCCATCCGCCAAAGTCGGGCTAGTGGGATGAGAACCCTGCGAAGCACAGCGGAGCCGGTTCGAAAGCCTTCGGATGCTCGCAGCATCCTCAGAAAAATCCCGGCGCCAGCCGCACCCCGCTTGGCCGGAGCGAAGCGCAGGCAATCCCGCCAGCCCGGCGTTTTCGGTTTCCGTGCAAGCCGGGGATCGTCATATCCTTTCTTACCGTGCAAATCCCACAGGAAACGATCGAGCGGATATTGGCTTCAACGAACATCGTCCAACTGATCAGCCCCCTCATCCCCTTGGAGCGGATCGGCACCGCATTCAAAGCGAAGTGCCCGTTCCACCATGAGGAAATGCCTTCGTTCACCGTCAGTCCGACGCGACAGACCTTCCACTGCTTCGGCTGCGGGAGGTATGGCAACGCCATCGGTTTCATCATGGAATACGAAAATCTGTCGTTCGAGGACGCCATCAAGAAGCTGGCGGCGGGAGCGAACCTATCCATGATGGAGGCATCCGATCTCCCCAGTCATCCGGGAAATATGACCGCCCCCTTCCACATCCGCCCGCTGCGCCCCGACGAATGGGATGAAGTCGCCCGCCTCATCCACCACTCCACCAATTCCTGGTATCGGAAGAACCTGAACCGGGAGATCTTCGGGCCGGATCCCCTCGCCTGCCGCGTCTTTCCGGAGATCTACGAAGCGCTCGATCCCGGCTGCTGCCTGGTGGCGGAAGACGCCACCGGGAAGCTCGTCGGGTCCTGCTTCTACCACCCGCGGGAGACGCACTGGGCGCTGGGGATCATGAACGCCACGCCGGAGTCCCGCGGCGCGGCAAATGCCCTGCTCAAGGAGATCATCCGGCTCGCGGACAACGCGGGCCTGCCGCTGCGCCTGGTTTCCAGCGCGTGCAACCTCGATTCCTTCTCCCTCTACTCGAAGGCGGGCTTCGTCCCGGTCCGGATCTATCAGGACATGATCCTCTCCGTCCCGGAAATCGGACTTGATCCAGCCACCGAACCCACGCGTGTGCGACGCGTCCGCCCCGCGACCATGGATGATCTCCCGGCCATCGTCGCGCTCGAGGAGGAAATCTCCGGCATCCGCCGGGAAAAGGATCATCGCTTTTTCCTCGAAAACCGTCACGGAGTCTGGACCACGCTGGTGATCGAGAGACCGGAGGGGCTGGATGGCTTCCTCACCTCCATCGCCCACCCCGGCTCGCGGATGCTCGGTCCCGGCGTTTCACGGGACACGGAGACGGCGCTCGCCCTGCTCTGGTCACAGCTCGACCGGGCGCACCGTGGATCCACCCCGGTGTGGCTGGCTCCCGCGGATGCCACGGAGCTGGTCCACGCGTGCTATCGATGGGGCGCGAAAAACTGTGAGCTGCACCTCGCCCAGACACGCGGCGGCAGCCAGCGGCACTCCGGCATCATCTTCCCCACCTTCATGCCGGAGACGGCGTGAGATCCCGCCTTTCGGGGCAGACCAGGCCAGAGGAATTCTGATACCACTGATTTCACTGATTTAACTGATTTCAGAGAGGCGGATGTGATCTCCGGGCCGACACGTGCGGAGGATTCCATGCATTCCGAATCAGTAAATCAGTGAAATCAGTGGTCATCCTCCTCCATTTCGGAAATTCCGCCTTGCACAATCCGATATTTTCAGTAATTTCTGAAAACAGATGAACGACGAGCCGGTCAGACTGAAAAAAGCCCGCGACGAATTCGTCGCCCAATGGGGCGCGCTCGGCACCCAATGGGGCATCAACCGGACCATGGCCCAGATCCACGCGCTGCTCATCACCGCCCCGGCCCCCCTCTCGACCGATGAGGTGATGGAGGACCTCCAGATCAGCCGCGGCAACGCCCACACCAACCTGAAGGAGCTGGTAGCCTGGGGACTGATCCGCACCGTCCTGCGCAAGGGCGAACGGCGTGAATTCTTCGAAGCGGAAAAGGATGTCTGGCAGATGTTCATCATCATCGCCCGCGAGCGGAAGCGCCGGGAGATCGAGCCGGCGGTGAACATTCTCCACAAATGCGCCGAGGAAAGCCGCGGCATCAAGACCCCGGAAGGTAAGGCCTTCCATGAGCAGATGCGGCAGTTGGAAGAGTTCGTCGGCTTCGCGTCCAAGATGGCGGACCGCGTGTCCTCCATGAAGCATGGCTTCGCCATCCAGATGGCAACCAAGCTCCTCGGCTAAAAAAATTTGCCCACTACTTTCACTATTTCCTGAAACAACCAAAATTACCGAATACCATGAACCCCACCGTCCTCACCTACGCGCTCTACCTGGCCATCGCCCTGCCGCTCACCGTATGGGTGGCGAGGAACCTTTTCCACAATGGCCGGGTCTTCCTGGTCGATTGCTTCCACGGCAACGAACCACTGGCGGACAGCGTGAACCGCCTGCTGGTGGTCGGCTTCTACCTGATCAACTTCGGCTTTGTGACGCTCTACCTGAAGCTGGCGGAGGAAGTGGTCGCCGCACGCGGCATCTTCGAGGCGCTGAGCGCGAAGCTGGGCGTGGTGCTGCTGGTGCTGGGCGGCATGCACTTCTTCAACCTGCTGGTCTTCACCCGCATGAGGAAACGCGCCGCATGGGACCAAGCACCGCCTCCGTTCCCTGCGGGTGGGAAGTTGTGAACCGCATCAACAGAGAACCACCGCGATGAAAAGACGCCCCGAACAAGCATGGATCGCCACGCTGCCCGTAGCACTGGCCCTACCTGCCGCCTGCTGGGCAGTGGGCGCGGCGTGGATCGGAAAGCCGGTGGCCGATATCCTGTTCCTGACCCTCATGCAGGCAATCGTCCACATCATCGCCTATGGCCTCACCGGATTGCCGATCTTTCTCCTGAGCTACCGGAATCCCGCTTCCCCCATCTGGATGCTCCCTTTCGCCCTTGTGGTGGGGCCTCTCATAGGCGCCCTCACCGTCGCTCTCATCGCTCCGCAGCCCGTCTTCATCATCGCTGGAGCCGCCTACGGACTCTTCACCGCCATCGCCGCATGGCTGCAACGCCCCCGCCACCATGAAAACACTCACCATCTTCCATGACCCGCAATGCGGGCTGTGCGCCGCCTTCAAGGAATGGCTGAACCGCCAGCCGAAGTATGTGGAGGCCCGCTTCATCCCCTACAACGCGCCCGCCGCCGCACGCCTCTTTCCCGGCCTGCAGGACATGGGTGCGGGAAAGGATGTGGTCGTCCTCGCGGATGACGGCAGTTGGTGGCAGGGCGAGACCGCCTGGCTGACCTGCCTGTGGATCACCCGTGAATACCGGCCATGGAGCTACCGCTTCAAAAGCCCGCTGCTCCGGCCACTGGTGAAGCGGGCGATCCACCTGCTGGCGGAGAACCGCCTGACCATTTCGCGCCTGCTGCACCTGCGCCATGACGAACAGCTCGCGCAGGCCATCCGCACGCAGCCGCAGCCGCAGTGCCAGACCGGCACCTGCCAGATCGACAGCCCTTTCAAATTCCACACCCCACCACCCCCACTGCCATGACAACGAACAGCATCGTGATCTTCGGAGCCAACGGCTTCCTCGGCCGCTACCTGTGCCGCCATTTCACCCGCCAGGGCAGGGAGGTGGTGGCCATCGCCCGCAACCGTGACGGCTGGAGCGGGGATGGTATGTTCCTGGAATGGGATGGAAAGCACGACGGCCCGTGGACGCTCGCCCTGGAGGGGGCGGAGGCGGTCATCAACCTGGCGGGTGCCACCGTGAACTGCCGCTACACACCGGAGAACCGGGAAAAGATCCTCCGCTCGCGGGAGGACAGCACGCGGGCCATCGGCCGCGCCATCGCCGGGTGCAAGGTGCCGCCGAAAGTGTGGCTCAATGCCAGCACCGCCACCTGGTACCGCCACGCTGAGGACAGGCCGCAGGACGACTGGCTGGGGGAACACGGCACGGGATTCTCGTGCGATGTCGCCCGCACCTGGGAGGAGGCATTTTTCAGCGCGCTAGTCCCCGCCGCCACACGAAAGCTGGCACTCCGCATCGGCATGGTGCTGGCAAATGAGGAAGGCACCGTCCATCAGGTCCTCAGCCGCTTGGCCGCCCTCGGGCTTGGCGGAACCATGGGCAACGGCCGCCAGCGGATCAGTTGGATCCACATGGATGACTTCCTGCGTGCCGTGGACTTCGCCATCGCCGATCCCTTCCTGGACGGCACGGTCAATGTGACCGCTCCGGAGTTTCCGGAAAACCGGGAATGGATGCGGATCTTCCGCCGGGAAGCCGGAATGCCCGTCGGCCTGCCCGCGGCGCGATGGATGCTGGAGATCGGCGCTTGGTTCATGGGAACCGAGACGGAGCTGGTATTGAAAAGCCGCTGGGCGGAACCCGTCCGGTTGCGCGACGCGGGCTTCCGCTGGCGATGGAGAAGCGCCGCGGCGGCCATCCACGACCTGCGGGGCAGGAAGGGTCTCGAAGGCTTTTTCGCAGCCAGCGGCAGGCGGAGCATCGGTGCCAAAGGATGGCTGCCCTCCCCCAACCGGGGTGCCTGACCTGCCCTCCGGAACCCATTCCAGAGGGAAACCGGCGGAAAATCTTAGGAAAAAAACCCGGAGCTAAGTCGCTGGTTTTAAAAAATTTACCCGCCAATTTACTTAAGCCCCTCTAACAGTTGGACTTAATGGGTTGCCCCGGCACGCAATGGGCTTTAGAAGATGCACGCACAAAAAACCCACCATCAGCCGCAGCCTCTTAACCAATACTGCATGATCCCAAAGCTTCTTTCCCTCCCTCTCATCGCACTCACCGCAGCTCTCTTCACGAGCTGCTCGACTTCCGGCCCGAATGTCCTGTCGAAGTCCGACATCCGCTCCGGTTCCTCCTCTTCCTCCAAAGTCTTCAGCTTCGGCAAGTCCGAGAGCTTCCCGGTTTCCGCCCCATCCGCCGGCGTTGTCTCCGCCGCCGCCGCCAAGCCGAAAGACCGCCACAAGATGCCGGTCTATGCTTTCAGCGAGCGTAACCGCCTGGTCCGAACCACCGCCTACACCTGCAGCGAGGACGACCACCTGATCTACGGCAGCAAGAACGCCACCGGCACCCAGCTCCGCTACACCGACCGCGTCCGCAGCGCCGCCGCCGACTGGTCCTTCTATCCGGTGGGTACTGTCTTCCGCATCACCGGCCTTCCCTATCTCTATGTCGTCGATGACTACGGCTCCGCCCTCACCGGCACCGGCACCATCGACATCTACAAGCCGTCCAAGGACGTCATGAACCAGTGGGGCCGCCGCAATGTGGAGGTGACCATCGTCCAGTGGGGTTCCTTCACCCGTTCCGCGGAGATCCTCGCCCAGCGCACGAAGTTCAGCCACTGCAGCCAGATGCTCGCGAACATCGTCCGCCAGCGTCCCCAGCTCAGCACCGTCGCCAAGCGCTGATCCGCTTCCCCGATCATCCCGCTTTCCGAAAAACCCGGCCCGCAAGCCGGGTTTTTTCGTGCCCCGATCCCTGACAGAGGTCAGCGTTTCTTCCGCAGCCGCTTGCCGCTTAGGCGGCTGGCGATGAGGTTCGGGCAGCGGCCTTTCAGGCGCAGTTGCTCGCAGTTCGCCTCGATCTTGATCGACTGGCGTAGCGGTTTGAATCCGAGCCGTCGGGTCACACAGTCGTTGAGAAGGTCCAGATTCACGTCCTCAAACTCCACCACCCGGCCGCAGTCGATGCAGACGAGGTGGTTGTGCGACGGCTTGTCGAGGAAGTTGGGATCGTAGGTCGTCTGGTTGTCGCCCAGGTCGATCTGCTGCAGGAGGTTCGCCTCCACCAGCAGGCCCAGCGTGCGATAGACGGTGGCGCGGGAGGTGTCGGAGTCCGCCTTGCGCACCCGCTCGAACAGCTCCTCCGCCGTGAAATGCTCGTCCTTCGAGAACACCGCGCGCACGATGGAGTCGCGCTGGTTGGTCCTCCGCAGGCCTTTCCGGCGGATGAAATCATCGAGTCGTGTTTGGACGGAGCTATCCATGGACGCAACAATAAGTGCAGCTTATTGAGACTGGAAAGTGGGAATTTCATCTTTGTTTCCAATCCGGGAATCGACAGGAGCTTGATCCCGGCTAGCTTTTCCCAACGGATGACCCTGCGTGACCTCGGTTGGAATGATGAACTGAAGGCAGCCTTCGCCCCCTACCGGGCGAAAGGCTGGGTACCCGCGCGGCTGATCCGGGAGACGCCCATCAACTACGGAGCCTTCCTCGACGATGGCGATGAGATCGACGTGATCCTCTGCGGCCGCCTGTGGCATGAGGCGCAGTGCGACGCGGACCTGCCCGCCGTGGGTGACTGGGTGGCGGTGGAACCGGGCAACGAGAACCAGGACCACGTCATCCGCGCAATGCTGCCCCGCAGGACCTGCTTTTCCCGGAAGATGCCCGGCAACAGCTCCGAGGCGCAGGTCATCGGCGCGAACGTGGACATCGTCGCGGTAGTGACGGATGCCGGTCCGGACTTCAACCTGCGGCGGATGGAGCGGTACTTCTCGCTCATCGGCAAGAGCGGCGCGAAGGCGCTGGTGCTGGTCAACAAGTCCGATCTTTTCACCAAGGAGGAGAACAAGCGGGCCGCGGAGGAGATCGCCGCGCTGTGGGATGAGGCGGACGTCCACATCACCAGCGCCATCAAGGGAGAGGGCCTGAAGGTTCTCAAAAAATATCTCAAGAAGGGCGTGACGATGTGCGTCGTCGGTTCGTCCGGCGTCGGGAAATCGACGCTGGTCAACCAGCTCTATGGCGAGGAGTGGCAGTGGACCGGCGAGGTCAACGAAACCACCGGCAAGGGCCGCCACACCACCACCTCCCGGGAGCTCGTCCCCTTGGATTCCGGCGGCATGCTCATCGACAACCCGGGCATGCGGGAGATCCAGATGTGGACCGACGAGCAGACGCTCCGCGAAAGCTTCGCGGATGTGGATGCCCTCACGCACGACTGCAAGTTCGCCGACTGCTCCCACCGCAAGGACACCGGCTGCGCCATCCGCGCCGCCGTGGACAAGGGCGAACTGGACGCGGGCCGCTACGAAAGCTTCCTCAACCTCGAAACCGAGATCGCCGCGCTCCGGAAGCGTGCGAAGAAACGCCAGATGGCCGTCGAACGCTGGGCGAAGCGCAACAACCGCGTGAAGGCCCGCAACCTAGCCGACCGCATCCAGTTGGAGAAGGACGAACGCGGCGACATTTGACCGATCCCATGAATTTCCGCCTGCCACTCATCGCCTGCGCCGCCGCGGTTCTTTCCGCCTGCGGAACGACCGGCGCTCTCCGGCCCTCCACCATCTCCACGGCGGAGGCTTCGCAATGGGTCGCCCGGGATGCGGATACCATCATCCTCGATGTCCGCACGCGGGAGGAATTCGCCGGCGGCCACCTCCCCGGTGCCAAACTCATTCCGTGGACGGACCGGGATTTCGAAGACCGTGCCGTGAAGGAACTGGACCGTGGGAAACCCGTGCTGGTCTATTGCGCGCGCGGTTCCCGCAGCGGCGCGGCTTCAAAGAAACTCGCCACGCTCGGCTTCCAGGTCCGCGATCTGGAGGGAGGCATCAACGCCTGGAAGCGCGGTGGCCATCCCATCACCCCATCCCGCTGATTCCATCCCATGAAGTCCGCGCTCCTCCGGCTCGTCATCGCCTGCGCGTCCCTCGCGCTGTCCGCCCCGTTCGCCGCAGCCCAGGCAACGCCGGAACAGACACAGAGCTGGCTCAAGGATGCGAAAACCACCCTCGCGCGGCTGGAGCAACCGGAGGCGGAATCCCAGCTACCTCCCGGCATCTCACCGGACGCGCTCGCGGAACGCCGCCGCGACATCGATCAGGCGGTCCGCACGCTCAACCGGCTGACCGGGCTGCGCGACTCCCTGCCGGATGCCCGCGCCGCGGCCACCGCCGCCAGGAAGGCGGAGTCGGAATGGAGCCACTTCACCGAGAAGCCCCCATATTCCCTGCTCCTCATCGACGACCTTGAGAACCGCCTGGCTGCCGCCGGGGAAAGGATCTCCACCTCCCGCTCATCGGTCTCCCTTTTCCAGCGCGCGCTGGAGAACGTCGCCACGGAATCCTCCGGCGTGGAGGAGCGGACCCGCACCGTCGCCGCCGCTCTGGCGAAGACCCCGGACGATCCGGCGCTCAAATGGCAGGCCGCGGCTGCGGTGGACAAGACCCGGCTCATCGCCGCGCGCCACGCGTCCGTCCTCGCCAACATCGATCTCCTCCAGGCCCAGGTCGATGCCTCACAGGCGGAAAGCGACCTGCTCCGCCGCCAGATCAAGGCAGCATCAAAATCGGCGACCCTCACCGCGGAGGACATCGCCAATCTTCAGAAGACCGCGAACGATCGCATCGCCGCGTTGCGGAAGGAGAACCAGGGCATCCGCGCGAGGCTGCGGGATGCCATCGTCGCCCGGACAAAGGCGAAGGAGGCGCTCGACGCATCCCTCAACACGCCAAGCCCCGACAACAAGGCGGACCCGCTGCTCACCGCCGTCTTCGAAACCTCCGAAACGCGCGCCGAAGCCCTCCAGTTCATCTCGGACAACCTCGATTCCTTCGCCTCCCTCGAAGCTCTCACGCCGGAAGTCTATCAGAAGCGGC
The nucleotide sequence above comes from Akkermansiaceae bacterium. Encoded proteins:
- the argC gene encoding N-acetyl-gamma-glutamyl-phosphate reductase produces the protein MKRIKTAIVGASGYTGMELLRLLLGHPAVELVAATSRAEAGKPIGAVFPRFRGAPGADLAFMAPDADGIAATGAEVAFLALPHGVAAEIARALLERNVRVIDLSADFRLSDAAVYQEFYDHEHPAPDLLEQAVYGLPEVRADRISAAKLVASPGCYPTSIILPLLPLLREGLVDHTTIVANSMSGVSGAGKKADLTLLFVECNESVRAYGVPKHRHLSEIEQELSIAAGEKVIISFIPHLIPVTAGIATTTTAKLKEGVSPEAVGAALEKAYAGKPFVRLLGKGGCPDTKNVTRTNYVDIGWNHDPRTGRVLLLSAEDNLGKGAGGQAVQSFNLMFGLEETAGLQNF
- a CDS encoding transcriptional regulator translates to MNDEPVRLKKARDEFVAQWGALGTQWGINRTMAQIHALLITAPAPLSTDEVMEDLQISRGNAHTNLKELVAWGLIRTVLRKGERREFFEAEKDVWQMFIIIARERKRREIEPAVNILHKCAEESRGIKTPEGKAFHEQMRQLEEFVGFASKMADRVSSMKHGFAIQMATKLLG
- a CDS encoding DUF393 domain-containing protein, encoding MKTLTIFHDPQCGLCAAFKEWLNRQPKYVEARFIPYNAPAAARLFPGLQDMGAGKDVVVLADDGSWWQGETAWLTCLWITREYRPWSYRFKSPLLRPLVKRAIHLLAENRLTISRLLHLRHDEQLAQAIRTQPQPQCQTGTCQIDSPFKFHTPPPPLP
- a CDS encoding TIGR01777 family oxidoreductase; the encoded protein is MTTNSIVIFGANGFLGRYLCRHFTRQGREVVAIARNRDGWSGDGMFLEWDGKHDGPWTLALEGAEAVINLAGATVNCRYTPENREKILRSREDSTRAIGRAIAGCKVPPKVWLNASTATWYRHAEDRPQDDWLGEHGTGFSCDVARTWEEAFFSALVPAATRKLALRIGMVLANEEGTVHQVLSRLAALGLGGTMGNGRQRISWIHMDDFLRAVDFAIADPFLDGTVNVTAPEFPENREWMRIFRREAGMPVGLPAARWMLEIGAWFMGTETELVLKSRWAEPVRLRDAGFRWRWRSAAAAIHDLRGRKGLEGFFAASGRRSIGAKGWLPSPNRGA
- a CDS encoding 3D domain-containing protein, encoding MPVYAFSERNRLVRTTAYTCSEDDHLIYGSKNATGTQLRYTDRVRSAAADWSFYPVGTVFRITGLPYLYVVDDYGSALTGTGTIDIYKPSKDVMNQWGRRNVEVTIVQWGSFTRSAEILAQRTKFSHCSQMLANIVRQRPQLSTVAKR
- a CDS encoding transcriptional repressor; amino-acid sequence: MDSSVQTRLDDFIRRKGLRRTNQRDSIVRAVFSKDEHFTAEELFERVRKADSDTSRATVYRTLGLLVEANLLQQIDLGDNQTTYDPNFLDKPSHNHLVCIDCGRVVEFEDVNLDLLNDCVTRRLGFKPLRQSIKIEANCEQLRLKGRCPNLIASRLSGKRLRKKR
- the rsgA gene encoding ribosome small subunit-dependent GTPase A — protein: MTLRDLGWNDELKAAFAPYRAKGWVPARLIRETPINYGAFLDDGDEIDVILCGRLWHEAQCDADLPAVGDWVAVEPGNENQDHVIRAMLPRRTCFSRKMPGNSSEAQVIGANVDIVAVVTDAGPDFNLRRMERYFSLIGKSGAKALVLVNKSDLFTKEENKRAAEEIAALWDEADVHITSAIKGEGLKVLKKYLKKGVTMCVVGSSGVGKSTLVNQLYGEEWQWTGEVNETTGKGRHTTTSRELVPLDSGGMLIDNPGMREIQMWTDEQTLRESFADVDALTHDCKFADCSHRKDTGCAIRAAVDKGELDAGRYESFLNLETEIAALRKRAKKRQMAVERWAKRNNRVKARNLADRIQLEKDERGDI
- a CDS encoding rhodanese-like domain-containing protein, whose product is MNFRLPLIACAAAVLSACGTTGALRPSTISTAEASQWVARDADTIILDVRTREEFAGGHLPGAKLIPWTDRDFEDRAVKELDRGKPVLVYCARGSRSGAASKKLATLGFQVRDLEGGINAWKRGGHPITPSR